A window of Halobellus sp. LT62 contains these coding sequences:
- a CDS encoding BCCT family transporter, whose amino-acid sequence MSDSDDGGMSDGLQVELFHPESDRSPGDTNIQRFGFDIHPIVFPVALLLIAVFIAATVLLGEQAAQAYAAVRGFFEGNFGWFYLLAVNIFIVTILYFALGRFGTIRIGGVEAEKEFSDFSWMAMLFSAGMGIGLMFFSVSEPLYYVSNVPGFFGAEAGTGAAGVAAMTQTFFHWGFHPWAIYGLVGLGLAFFSFNRGLPLTFRSIFWPLLGERIYGWPGHIIDLVTVFATLFGLATSLGLGVAQVNTGLSYVLGDMLGLVSIPTGTMPQVVLIAGITAIATMSVAAGLEGGVKRLSTINLYLMLTLLGFIIIVGPTLYIFGAWVEGLGSYFGNLLSLAFFTGTLGEGGGTVGAWTVFYWAWWIAWSPFVGMFIARISKGRTVREFVMGVLFLPSLFSTLWLAAFGGSALQNTIVGNGAALATYNELGQTVAMFALLEQFPLGAISGLLATLLVITFFVTSSDSGSLVIDHLTSGGKHDVPKVQRIFWAVTEGAVAAVLLIGGGLNALQTAAIATGFPFAIILVLMCYTVYQGLKNEHEILSSEQFAERIQDLTDQDEVDVVTTGNETVTEIRGGADTEGGD is encoded by the coding sequence ATGTCAGATAGCGACGACGGAGGGATGTCCGACGGGTTGCAAGTAGAGCTGTTCCATCCGGAATCAGATCGGAGCCCCGGCGACACCAACATCCAGCGGTTCGGGTTCGATATCCATCCGATCGTCTTCCCGGTCGCACTGCTCTTGATCGCGGTGTTCATCGCCGCGACCGTGCTTCTCGGAGAGCAGGCCGCACAGGCGTACGCTGCGGTCCGCGGATTCTTCGAGGGCAACTTCGGCTGGTTCTACTTGCTCGCGGTGAACATCTTCATCGTAACCATCCTGTACTTCGCGCTCGGGCGGTTCGGAACGATCCGGATCGGCGGCGTCGAAGCCGAAAAGGAGTTCTCGGACTTCTCGTGGATGGCGATGCTGTTCAGCGCCGGGATGGGTATCGGCCTGATGTTCTTCAGCGTCTCGGAACCGCTGTACTACGTCTCGAACGTGCCCGGGTTCTTCGGCGCTGAGGCGGGGACCGGCGCGGCCGGCGTCGCCGCGATGACCCAGACGTTCTTCCACTGGGGCTTCCACCCGTGGGCGATTTACGGTCTCGTCGGCCTCGGATTGGCGTTCTTCTCGTTCAACCGGGGGCTGCCACTGACCTTCCGGTCGATCTTCTGGCCCCTCCTCGGTGAGCGAATTTACGGCTGGCCCGGCCACATCATCGACTTGGTGACCGTGTTCGCGACGCTGTTCGGACTGGCCACGTCGCTCGGGCTGGGCGTCGCGCAGGTGAACACCGGCCTCTCGTACGTGCTCGGCGATATGCTCGGTCTCGTGAGCATCCCGACCGGGACGATGCCGCAGGTCGTGCTGATCGCCGGGATTACCGCAATCGCGACGATGTCCGTCGCCGCCGGTCTCGAAGGCGGAGTCAAGCGGCTGAGTACGATCAACCTTTATTTGATGTTGACCCTGCTCGGGTTCATCATCATCGTCGGCCCGACGCTCTACATCTTCGGCGCGTGGGTCGAAGGACTCGGTTCCTACTTCGGAAACCTCCTCTCGCTCGCGTTCTTCACCGGCACGCTCGGTGAAGGCGGCGGAACGGTCGGCGCGTGGACCGTGTTCTACTGGGCGTGGTGGATCGCTTGGTCGCCCTTCGTCGGGATGTTCATTGCGCGCATCTCGAAGGGCCGGACGGTCCGTGAGTTCGTGATGGGCGTGCTGTTCCTGCCCTCGCTGTTCTCGACGCTGTGGCTCGCAGCGTTCGGTGGCAGCGCACTGCAGAACACGATTGTCGGTAACGGCGCGGCGCTGGCGACGTACAACGAGCTCGGACAGACCGTCGCGATGTTCGCCCTGCTGGAGCAGTTCCCGCTCGGGGCGATTTCCGGACTACTCGCGACGCTTCTGGTAATCACCTTCTTCGTCACGTCTTCGGACTCGGGGTCGCTCGTCATCGACCACCTCACCTCGGGTGGCAAACACGACGTCCCGAAGGTCCAGCGTATCTTCTGGGCCGTCACCGAGGGGGCCGTCGCGGCAGTCCTGCTCATCGGGGGCGGACTCAACGCGCTGCAGACGGCCGCCATCGCGACCGGGTTCCCGTTCGCGATCATCCTCGTCTTGATGTGTTACACCGTCTATCAGGGGCTCAAAAACGAGCACGAGATCCTGTCTTCGGAGCAGTTCGCCGAACGCATCCAAGACCTCACGGACCAAGACGAGGTTGACGTCGTCACCACGGGTAACGAGACGGTAACCGAGATTAGAGGCGGCGCAGACACCGAAGGGGGTGACTAA
- the folP gene encoding dihydropteroate synthase has protein sequence MKYHEAADYLTSFQQRRPKLGIETTAQMLAHFDDPQGDVDCVQIAGSNGKGSTARMLDSVLRRAGVSVGVFTSPGLNDFREQVQVDGRKIPKSNLATYVEEITPCIDRLREIDDEPTHFEVLTAIALRHFSEMDVDVAILEVGIGGRYDATSAVDPVASAVTSVSLEHTELLGDTVEEIARDKAQVAPANAPLVTGARGAALDAIREVTDVITVGREADETGEAPDVVAIETGMHSAVESEVRITGPGWSVETQLPLLGAHQAANAGVAATLARQIADVDSETIALGLRSVVWPGRFEIMSREPMVVLDGSHNPGAAETLAALLDRYTYDDLHLVFGAMADKAHGEMVAPLPPIATAYATRPDLDRAAAPDALAETLDSRADSVEIVPSVAEATEAAIESADPDDFVLVTGSLYAVAEARDRWARCLVPTASTRRAHVATSFIGASFDTPSADVPGETPQTNHTGIAADVDRQLFRTHLRPDQAERVAELVSSVGGDCRSSTAGSPKKLVATVIAGTTTQLRELVSKLADAGLGLRHVATQLDEQLGRNDPPTEAGLGPLVGDGTAVMGILNVTPDSFHDGGQYEALETAVDRAEAMVDAGADVIDIGGESTRPGADPVSADEEIDRVVPVIEAVSALDVPISVDTWKAEVADAALEAGADIVNDVSGLADPEMPFVIAEHDASLVLMHSHSIPVDPDSSPVYDDVVDDVIDALNEQTIRAERAGIDPRKIVIDPGCGFGKSPDESFALIDRAGELRALGCPVLIGHSRKSMFAAVDYVDDGRLTPTVAGTAIAADRGADVVRVHDVEANVAALRIAEGRLSRE, from the coding sequence ATGAAATACCACGAGGCGGCCGACTACCTCACCTCGTTCCAGCAGCGGCGGCCGAAACTCGGTATCGAGACGACGGCGCAGATGCTGGCGCACTTCGACGACCCGCAGGGCGACGTCGATTGCGTGCAGATCGCGGGCTCGAACGGGAAGGGGAGCACCGCGCGGATGTTAGACAGCGTCCTCCGGCGCGCGGGCGTCAGCGTCGGGGTCTTCACCTCGCCCGGGCTGAACGACTTCCGCGAACAGGTGCAGGTCGACGGGCGGAAGATTCCGAAATCCAATCTCGCGACGTACGTCGAGGAGATCACGCCGTGCATCGATCGCCTTCGTGAGATTGACGACGAGCCCACCCACTTCGAGGTCCTGACCGCCATCGCGCTGCGGCACTTCAGCGAGATGGATGTCGACGTGGCCATTCTCGAAGTCGGGATCGGCGGCCGCTACGACGCGACGAGCGCGGTAGATCCGGTCGCGAGCGCCGTCACGAGCGTCAGCCTCGAACACACCGAACTCTTGGGCGACACCGTCGAGGAGATCGCTCGCGACAAGGCCCAAGTCGCACCCGCGAACGCCCCGCTCGTCACCGGCGCGCGCGGCGCGGCGCTCGACGCGATCCGCGAGGTCACGGACGTTATCACGGTCGGGCGAGAGGCCGATGAAACCGGGGAGGCCCCCGATGTCGTCGCGATCGAGACCGGGATGCACTCGGCCGTCGAAAGCGAGGTGCGGATAACCGGTCCCGGTTGGTCGGTGGAGACGCAGCTACCGCTACTGGGAGCGCATCAAGCCGCAAACGCGGGCGTCGCGGCGACGCTCGCGCGACAGATCGCGGACGTCGACAGCGAGACGATCGCCCTCGGGCTCCGGTCGGTCGTCTGGCCGGGACGGTTCGAGATTATGTCTCGGGAGCCGATGGTCGTCCTCGACGGATCGCACAACCCCGGTGCTGCGGAGACGCTCGCGGCCCTGCTAGACCGCTACACGTACGACGACCTCCACCTCGTGTTCGGCGCGATGGCCGACAAGGCGCACGGCGAGATGGTCGCGCCGCTGCCGCCGATCGCGACGGCGTACGCGACCCGTCCGGACCTCGATCGGGCGGCAGCGCCCGACGCACTGGCCGAAACGCTCGACTCCCGCGCCGATTCGGTCGAGATCGTTCCGTCGGTCGCAGAGGCGACCGAAGCGGCAATCGAATCGGCCGATCCCGACGATTTCGTCCTCGTCACGGGTTCGCTGTACGCGGTCGCGGAGGCGAGAGACCGCTGGGCTCGCTGTCTGGTCCCCACCGCCAGCACGCGCCGTGCGCACGTCGCCACCTCCTTCATCGGTGCCTCGTTCGACACCCCATCCGCGGATGTTCCGGGTGAGACGCCGCAAACCAATCACACCGGCATCGCCGCCGACGTGGACCGACAGCTGTTCAGGACGCACCTCAGGCCCGACCAGGCCGAACGAGTCGCCGAACTCGTCTCGTCGGTCGGCGGCGACTGCCGCAGCTCGACCGCGGGGAGCCCGAAAAAACTGGTCGCGACGGTGATCGCCGGAACGACGACGCAACTTCGCGAACTCGTCTCGAAACTCGCGGACGCGGGACTCGGACTCCGACACGTCGCGACCCAGCTCGACGAACAGCTCGGCCGGAACGATCCCCCGACCGAAGCGGGTCTCGGTCCGCTCGTCGGGGACGGTACGGCGGTGATGGGCATCCTCAACGTGACGCCGGACAGCTTCCACGACGGCGGCCAGTACGAGGCGCTCGAAACCGCGGTCGATCGGGCGGAAGCGATGGTCGACGCCGGTGCGGACGTCATCGATATCGGTGGTGAAAGCACTCGTCCCGGCGCGGATCCGGTTTCGGCAGACGAGGAGATCGACCGCGTCGTTCCGGTCATCGAGGCGGTCTCCGCCCTCGACGTCCCGATCTCGGTCGACACGTGGAAGGCCGAGGTGGCCGACGCCGCACTGGAGGCCGGAGCGGACATCGTCAACGACGTGTCCGGCCTCGCCGATCCGGAGATGCCGTTCGTGATCGCCGAGCACGACGCCTCGCTCGTGTTGATGCACAGTCACTCGATTCCGGTCGATCCCGACAGTTCCCCCGTCTACGACGACGTCGTCGACGACGTGATCGACGCGCTCAACGAACAGACCATCCGGGCAGAGCGGGCCGGGATCGACCCGCGGAAGATCGTGATCGATCCCGGGTGCGGGTTCGGCAAATCGCCTGACGAGTCGTTCGCGCTCATCGACCGCGCCGGGGAGCTCCGGGCGCTGGGCTGTCCGGTGCTGATCGGTCACTCGCGGAAGTCGATGTTCGCGGCGGTAGATTACGTCGACGACGGTCGACTGACGCCCACCGTCGCGGGAACGGCGATCGCCGCGGACCGCGGTGCGGATGTGGTTCGCGTCCACGACGTCGAAGCCAACGTGGCGGCGCTGCGGATCGCTGAAGGACGGCTGAGTCGGGAGTGA